From one Mycolicibacterium sp. HK-90 genomic stretch:
- a CDS encoding DUF2277 domain-containing protein, protein MCRNITELRGLEPAATDEEIEAAARQYVRKVSGITRPTGANVEAFEAAVAEVTATTTRLLDGLAPRRQPPKTVPPLRRPEVRARLAAQ, encoded by the coding sequence ATGTGCCGCAACATCACTGAGCTCAGGGGGCTGGAGCCCGCCGCCACCGACGAAGAGATCGAGGCCGCCGCTCGCCAGTACGTGCGCAAGGTCAGCGGAATCACTCGCCCGACCGGGGCCAATGTCGAGGCATTCGAGGCCGCCGTCGCCGAGGTGACCGCGACGACGACGCGACTGCTCGACGGGCTGGCCCCGCGCCGACAGCCACCCAAGACCGTTCCGCCGCTGCGCCGTCCCGAGGTCCGGGCCCGACTGGCCGCGCAGTGA
- a CDS encoding metallophosphoesterase, producing MVIDHESRDRQPILWAISDLHTGHTGNKPVTESLYPASPDDWLIVAGDVGERTDEIRWALDLLRKRFAKVIWVPGNHELWTTNKDPMQIFGRSRYDYLVDMCDQMGVITPEHPFPVWTEQGGPATIVPMFLLYDYTFLPEGASTKAEGLAIARDRNVVGTDEFLLSSEPYATRDAWCRDRVAATRKRLDDLDWMTPTVLVNHFPLVREPCDAMFYPEFSLWCGTTATKDWHTRYNAICSVYGHLHIPRTTWYDDVRFEEVSVGYPREWRRRKPFRWLRQILPDPNYAPGYLNEFGGHFQITAEMRTHAQQMQERIKARRA from the coding sequence GTGGTGATTGATCATGAGTCGAGGGACCGGCAGCCGATTCTGTGGGCGATCAGCGACCTGCATACCGGCCACACCGGGAACAAGCCGGTCACCGAGTCGTTGTACCCGGCCTCGCCGGACGATTGGCTGATCGTCGCGGGCGACGTCGGCGAACGCACCGATGAGATCCGCTGGGCGCTGGATCTGCTGCGTAAGCGGTTCGCCAAGGTCATCTGGGTACCGGGCAACCACGAGCTGTGGACCACCAACAAGGACCCGATGCAGATCTTCGGCCGCTCCCGGTACGACTACCTGGTCGACATGTGCGATCAGATGGGTGTCATCACACCGGAGCATCCGTTCCCGGTGTGGACCGAACAGGGCGGTCCGGCCACGATCGTGCCGATGTTCCTGCTCTACGACTACACCTTCCTGCCCGAGGGTGCCTCGACCAAGGCCGAGGGCCTCGCCATCGCCCGGGACCGGAACGTGGTGGGAACCGACGAGTTCCTGCTCTCCAGTGAGCCCTATGCGACGCGCGACGCGTGGTGTCGTGACCGGGTCGCGGCCACCCGCAAGCGGCTCGATGATCTGGACTGGATGACACCGACGGTTCTGGTCAACCATTTCCCGCTGGTCCGTGAACCCTGCGATGCGATGTTCTATCCCGAGTTCTCGCTGTGGTGCGGGACCACGGCGACCAAGGACTGGCACACCCGCTACAACGCGATCTGCTCGGTCTATGGCCATCTGCACATCCCGCGCACGACGTGGTACGACGACGTGCGCTTCGAGGAGGTGTCGGTCGGGTATCCGCGGGAGTGGCGCCGTCGCAAGCCCTTCCGCTGGCTGCGCCAGATCCTGCCCGACCCGAACTACGCACCGGGTTATCTCAACGAGTTCGGCGGACATTTCCAGATCACTGCTGAGATGCGCACCCACGCGCAGCAGATGCAGGAGCGGATCAAGGCGAGGCGCGCATGA
- a CDS encoding CocE/NonD family hydrolase, which yields MSAFARYTGKAISKVLGLPPHTTDFTVRHGLRVPMRDGVELIADHYAPVTGRPAGTLLVRGPYGRRFPFSPLFAQVYAARGYHVVLQSVRGTFGSGGQFTPMVHEMADGADTVAWLRDQPWFTGSFATVGLSYLGFTQWALLADPPPEMKAAVITVGPHDFSASSWGTGAFSLNDFLGWSAMVARQEEPGVVQALSRQLRGPAQLAKATAGLPMGAAARKLLGSGAPWFESWLEHPERDDPFWDRLRFDEAVRQAEVPILLLSGWQDLFLDQTLQQYEQLHRRGVPVALTVGPWTHTQLMTKGVATVVGESLDWLGTHLAGHGETARSRVRIHVNGHGWVELDEWPPVMPEHELFLQPAGRLADSAPPDSAPPSSFTYDPADPTPTVGGRLLAAAGGYRDDTRLARRSDVLTFTGDPLPADLYVAGSPVVELAHSCDNPHHDVFVRISEVDPKGRSRNVSDAFRRLNGHAGPVRLELDAVAHRFRAGSRIRLLIAGGSHPRFARNLGTAEPAISGSQLVRATHTVHHGQGGVSRAVLPAGPVPPADPAR from the coding sequence GTGAGCGCATTCGCCCGGTACACCGGTAAGGCCATCAGCAAGGTCCTGGGACTGCCACCGCATACGACCGACTTCACGGTGCGGCACGGGCTGCGGGTGCCGATGCGCGACGGCGTCGAGCTGATCGCCGACCACTACGCACCCGTCACCGGCCGACCCGCGGGCACCCTGCTCGTGCGCGGGCCGTACGGCCGTCGCTTCCCCTTCTCACCGCTGTTCGCGCAGGTCTACGCCGCACGCGGCTATCACGTGGTGTTACAGAGTGTGCGCGGCACGTTCGGCTCGGGCGGGCAGTTCACCCCGATGGTGCACGAGATGGCCGACGGTGCCGACACCGTGGCCTGGCTGCGCGACCAACCCTGGTTCACCGGCTCGTTCGCCACGGTCGGCCTGTCCTACCTCGGCTTCACCCAGTGGGCGCTGCTGGCCGATCCGCCGCCGGAGATGAAGGCCGCCGTCATCACCGTCGGCCCGCACGATTTCAGCGCATCGTCCTGGGGCACCGGAGCGTTCTCCCTCAACGACTTCCTCGGGTGGAGCGCGATGGTGGCCCGCCAGGAGGAGCCCGGCGTGGTCCAGGCCCTATCCCGGCAGCTGCGCGGACCCGCCCAGCTCGCCAAGGCGACCGCAGGCCTGCCTATGGGCGCAGCCGCCCGCAAATTGCTGGGCAGCGGCGCGCCCTGGTTCGAATCCTGGCTGGAACACCCCGAACGCGACGACCCGTTCTGGGACCGGCTGCGTTTCGACGAGGCGGTGCGGCAGGCCGAGGTACCCATCCTGTTGCTCAGTGGCTGGCAGGACCTGTTCTTGGACCAGACCCTGCAGCAGTACGAGCAGCTGCACCGGCGCGGTGTCCCCGTCGCGTTGACGGTCGGGCCGTGGACGCACACTCAGCTGATGACCAAGGGAGTGGCCACCGTCGTCGGCGAATCGCTCGACTGGCTGGGCACGCACCTGGCCGGCCACGGCGAGACCGCTCGCAGCCGGGTGCGCATACATGTCAACGGGCACGGCTGGGTGGAGCTGGACGAGTGGCCGCCGGTCATGCCCGAGCACGAGTTGTTCCTGCAGCCGGCGGGCCGGCTGGCCGACAGCGCACCGCCGGACAGTGCCCCGCCGTCGTCCTTCACCTATGACCCGGCCGACCCCACCCCCACCGTGGGCGGCCGTCTGCTCGCTGCGGCCGGCGGCTACCGCGACGACACCAGGTTGGCCCGCCGCAGCGATGTGCTGACGTTCACCGGCGACCCGCTGCCTGCCGACTTGTACGTGGCGGGCAGTCCGGTCGTCGAGCTGGCCCACAGCTGCGACAATCCGCATCACGACGTCTTCGTCCGGATCAGCGAAGTGGATCCGAAAGGGCGGTCCCGCAACGTATCCGATGCTTTCCGACGATTGAACGGTCACGCCGGTCCGGTTCGGCTCGAGCTGGACGCCGTCGCGCATCGGTTCAGGGCGGGTTCCCGGATCCGACTGCTGATCGCCGGCGGATCTCATCCGCGATTCGCCCGCAATCTGGGTACCGCCGAACCCGCGATCTCGGGTTCCCAACTGGTCCGGGCCACGCACACCGTGCACCACGGCCAGGGCGGGGTCTCCCGGGCGGTACTGCCGGCCGGCCCGGTGCCGCCGGCAGACCCGGCCAGGTGA
- a CDS encoding class I SAM-dependent methyltransferase has translation MNSPALPINHHADHPGFAGIPGVLCALAFLVVGRAKAKLATDVAKISPSDHVVDVGCGPGTAVRTAARRGARVTGVDPSPAMLRVARAVTRTGGITWSEGTAEDLPVADGAATVVWALATVHHWQDVDKAVAEARRVLTPGGRLITIERQSPSGATGLASHGWTRQQAEAFGALCRDTGFDKVSVAERGSGKGAVWVVSGTRR, from the coding sequence ATGAACTCACCTGCGCTTCCGATCAACCATCACGCCGACCACCCCGGCTTCGCCGGCATCCCCGGTGTGCTGTGCGCGCTGGCGTTCCTCGTCGTCGGACGGGCCAAGGCCAAACTGGCCACCGACGTCGCGAAGATCTCGCCGTCCGATCACGTCGTCGACGTGGGCTGCGGTCCGGGCACCGCGGTCAGGACCGCTGCCCGGCGCGGTGCGCGGGTGACCGGGGTGGACCCGTCGCCGGCCATGTTGCGGGTCGCCCGTGCGGTCACCCGCACCGGCGGCATCACCTGGAGCGAGGGCACCGCCGAGGATCTGCCGGTCGCCGACGGTGCGGCGACGGTGGTGTGGGCACTGGCGACAGTGCACCACTGGCAGGACGTCGACAAGGCGGTTGCCGAGGCCCGCCGGGTACTGACACCGGGCGGTCGGTTGATCACGATCGAGCGCCAATCCCCCTCCGGCGCAACCGGGTTGGCCAGCCATGGCTGGACCCGGCAGCAGGCCGAGGCGTTCGGTGCGCTGTGCCGCGACACCGGATTCGACAAAGTCTCCGTGGCCGAGCGCGGCAGCGGCAAGGGCGCGGTCTGGGTGGTCAGCGGTACGCGGCGGTAG
- a CDS encoding bifunctional oligoribonuclease/PAP phosphatase NrnA produces MTDTAHSRAPHGSPSGSRVDARAAADILSDAGSISVVCHVYPDADTIGAGLALAQVLDDAGKQVEVAFAAPAELPESLQTLPGGHLLVSPNEIRGNAELVVTVDIPSVNRLGALRELAEDGREVLVIDHHASNQLFGTANYVDPTADSTTMLVAELLDAWDKPIDKRVAHCLYAGLTTDTGSFRWATARAHRLAARLVELGVDNASISRALLDTHPFAWLPMLSRVLASARLLPEAVGGRGLVYAVVSHDEWSSARPEEVESIVDIVRTTQQAEVAAVFKEIEPQHWSVSMRAKSLNLATVASSFGGGGHPHAAGYSAAGATDDVVQALARALA; encoded by the coding sequence ATGACTGATACTGCTCATTCGAGGGCTCCCCACGGGAGCCCTTCCGGTTCGCGTGTCGATGCGCGCGCGGCCGCCGACATCCTGTCGGACGCGGGGAGTATCAGCGTGGTCTGCCATGTCTATCCCGATGCCGACACCATCGGTGCGGGGCTGGCGCTGGCCCAGGTGCTCGACGACGCAGGCAAACAGGTCGAGGTAGCGTTCGCGGCCCCGGCCGAACTGCCGGAGTCGTTGCAGACGCTGCCCGGCGGGCACCTGCTGGTCTCGCCCAACGAGATCCGCGGTAACGCGGAACTGGTTGTGACCGTGGACATCCCGAGTGTCAATCGACTGGGTGCGCTGCGTGAGCTGGCCGAGGACGGCCGCGAGGTGCTGGTCATCGACCACCACGCGTCCAATCAACTGTTCGGCACCGCCAACTACGTCGACCCGACGGCGGACTCCACCACGATGCTGGTGGCCGAACTCCTCGATGCCTGGGACAAGCCCATCGACAAACGGGTGGCGCACTGCCTGTACGCCGGGCTGACCACCGACACCGGCTCGTTCCGCTGGGCCACCGCCCGGGCGCACCGCTTGGCGGCCCGGCTGGTCGAACTCGGCGTGGACAACGCCTCGATCAGCCGTGCCCTGCTCGACACCCACCCGTTCGCGTGGCTGCCGATGCTGTCGCGGGTGCTGGCCTCGGCCCGGCTGTTGCCGGAGGCCGTCGGAGGCCGTGGCCTGGTGTATGCCGTTGTGTCGCATGACGAATGGTCCAGTGCCCGGCCAGAGGAAGTGGAGAGCATCGTCGACATCGTGCGCACCACCCAGCAGGCCGAGGTCGCTGCGGTGTTCAAGGAGATCGAGCCCCAGCACTGGTCGGTGTCGATGCGGGCCAAATCGCTCAACCTGGCGACCGTCGCCAGCTCGTTCGGGGGTGGCGGCCATCCCCATGCGGCCGGGTACTCGGCCGCAGGCGCCACCGACGACGTCGTGCAGGCACTTGCGCGAGCCCTTGCCTGA
- a CDS encoding MATE family efflux transporter, which produces MVDPEGDIPVTPATTRRIAGLAFPALGVLAAEPLYLLFDLAIVGRLGALSLAGLAIGGLILGLVNSQGTFLSYGTTARSARLFGAGDRKAAVGEGVQATWLALGLGLLIIAVVQAAAVPLLAVIAGRSDIADAALPWLRIAILAAPAILVSLAGNGWMRGVQDTVRPLRYVVFGFLVSAVLCPLLVYGWLGLPRWELAGSAVANLVGQWVAAALFLRALLIEKVALRAQPEILRAQLTMARDLLMRSLAFQACFLSAGAVAARFGAAAVAAHQVVLQVWSFLALVLDSLAIAAQSLVGAALGAGQLAHAKSVAWRVTLFSTLAGVVLAVVFAVGSSVLPPVFTDDETVLAAIGVPWWFLVAQLPVAGIVFALDGVLLGAGDAKFMRNATLSSALIGFLPLIWLSLIYGWGLFGIWSGLSLFMVLRLIFVGWRAFSGRWLVPGTA; this is translated from the coding sequence ATGGTTGACCCGGAAGGGGACATCCCGGTCACTCCGGCCACCACCCGCCGGATCGCCGGCCTGGCGTTCCCCGCACTCGGGGTGCTGGCGGCCGAGCCGCTCTATCTGTTGTTCGACCTCGCGATCGTCGGGCGCCTCGGGGCGCTCAGCCTGGCCGGGTTGGCCATCGGCGGCCTGATCCTCGGATTGGTCAACTCGCAGGGCACGTTCCTGTCCTACGGCACCACGGCGCGGTCGGCCCGGCTGTTCGGGGCGGGCGACCGGAAGGCAGCGGTGGGCGAGGGGGTGCAGGCCACCTGGCTGGCGCTCGGCCTCGGATTGCTGATCATCGCGGTGGTGCAGGCCGCGGCGGTGCCGCTGCTGGCGGTGATCGCCGGCCGCTCCGACATCGCCGACGCCGCGCTGCCGTGGCTGCGGATCGCGATCCTGGCCGCCCCGGCGATCCTGGTGTCGCTGGCCGGCAACGGGTGGATGCGCGGGGTGCAGGACACCGTCCGCCCGCTGCGCTATGTGGTGTTCGGATTCCTGGTGTCGGCGGTGCTGTGCCCGCTGCTGGTGTACGGCTGGCTGGGCCTGCCGCGCTGGGAGCTGGCCGGGTCGGCCGTGGCGAACCTGGTGGGACAGTGGGTGGCGGCGGCGCTGTTCCTGCGTGCGCTGCTGATCGAGAAGGTTGCGCTGCGGGCCCAGCCCGAGATCCTCCGGGCCCAGTTGACCATGGCCCGCGATCTGCTGATGCGGTCGCTGGCGTTCCAGGCCTGCTTCCTGTCTGCCGGAGCGGTCGCGGCGCGATTCGGTGCCGCCGCCGTGGCGGCCCATCAGGTGGTGCTGCAGGTATGGAGTTTCCTTGCGCTGGTGCTGGATTCGCTGGCCATCGCTGCGCAGTCGCTGGTGGGTGCGGCACTGGGGGCCGGCCAGCTGGCCCATGCCAAGAGCGTGGCCTGGCGGGTGACGTTGTTCTCCACGCTGGCCGGTGTGGTGCTGGCGGTGGTGTTCGCCGTCGGCTCCTCGGTGCTGCCGCCGGTGTTCACCGACGACGAGACGGTGCTGGCGGCCATCGGGGTGCCGTGGTGGTTCCTCGTGGCCCAATTGCCGGTGGCCGGTATCGTCTTCGCCCTTGACGGGGTGCTGCTCGGTGCGGGCGACGCCAAGTTCATGCGCAACGCCACCCTGAGCAGCGCGCTGATCGGATTCCTGCCGTTGATCTGGTTGTCTCTGATCTACGGTTGGGGACTGTTCGGCATCTGGTCCGGGCTGAGCCTGTTCATGGTGCTGCGGCTGATCTTCGTCGGCTGGCGCGCGTTCTCAGGCCGTTGGCTGGTGCCGGGCACCGCTTAG
- a CDS encoding enoyl-CoA hydratase has product MSDAPLLIDTTDRVRTLTLNRPQSRNALSSQLRTAFYQALRDAQADDDVDVVILTGADPVFCAGLDLKELGDTTELPDISPKWPAMTKPVIGAINGAAVTGGLELALYCDILIASEQATFADTHARVGLLPTWGLSVRLPQKVGVGLARRMSLTGDYLSATDALRAGLVTEVVPHDELLPAARRVAASIVANNQAAVRALLASYHRIDASQTDQGLWIEAASAREWMATATGDDIAANRSAVIERGRTQVR; this is encoded by the coding sequence ATGAGTGATGCCCCGCTGCTGATCGATACCACCGACCGAGTCCGCACCCTGACCCTGAACCGGCCGCAGTCGCGCAACGCGTTGTCGTCACAGCTGCGGACCGCGTTCTACCAGGCCTTGCGCGACGCGCAGGCCGACGACGATGTCGACGTGGTGATCCTCACCGGCGCCGACCCGGTGTTCTGCGCGGGCCTGGATCTCAAGGAACTCGGCGACACCACCGAACTGCCAGACATCTCTCCCAAGTGGCCGGCGATGACCAAGCCGGTGATCGGCGCGATCAACGGTGCCGCGGTCACCGGAGGCCTGGAGTTGGCGCTGTACTGCGACATCCTGATCGCCTCCGAGCAGGCCACGTTCGCCGACACGCATGCTCGGGTCGGCCTGCTGCCGACCTGGGGCCTGAGCGTGCGGCTGCCACAGAAGGTCGGGGTGGGCCTGGCTCGGCGGATGAGCCTGACCGGTGACTACCTGTCGGCCACCGATGCGTTGCGGGCCGGCCTGGTCACCGAGGTGGTCCCCCACGACGAGCTGCTGCCTGCCGCTCGCCGGGTGGCGGCCTCCATCGTCGCCAACAATCAGGCCGCCGTCCGTGCCCTGCTCGCCTCATACCACCGCATCGACGCATCCCAGACCGATCAGGGTCTGTGGATCGAGGCGGCCTCGGCGCGTGAATGGATGGCGACGGCCACCGGCGACGACATCGCGGCCAACCGCAGCGCAGTGATCGAGCGGGGCCGCACGCAGGTGCGCTGA
- the truB gene encoding tRNA pseudouridine(55) synthase TruB: MTSHDVVGRCRRLFGTRKVGHAGTLDPMATGVLVVGIERATKILGLLTATDKSYSATIRLGQTTTTEDAEGEVLQSVSAAHVTDEQIESAVAALRGDIEQVPSAVSAIKVDGQRAYKLAREGQTVELAARPVRIDRFEVLAARRVDEFVDVDVDVDCSSGTYIRALARDVGAALGVGGHLTALRRTRVGRYGLDEARTLEDLAEQARLSYSLDEACLLGFPRRDLTADETEDTRHGRPLAPAGIDGVYAATAPDGRVIALLQDGSSRTKNVVVLRPATL; encoded by the coding sequence ATGACCAGTCACGACGTGGTGGGACGGTGCCGGCGGCTGTTCGGCACCCGCAAGGTCGGCCATGCCGGAACGCTCGACCCGATGGCGACCGGCGTGCTCGTCGTCGGCATCGAGCGGGCCACCAAGATCCTCGGCTTGCTCACTGCCACCGACAAGTCCTACTCCGCGACCATCCGGCTCGGTCAGACCACGACCACCGAGGACGCCGAAGGCGAAGTGCTGCAGTCGGTCTCGGCTGCACACGTCACCGATGAGCAGATCGAGTCCGCGGTCGCGGCGTTACGTGGCGACATCGAGCAGGTGCCCTCGGCGGTCAGCGCCATCAAGGTCGACGGCCAGCGCGCCTACAAACTGGCCCGCGAAGGGCAGACCGTCGAACTGGCCGCGCGGCCGGTGCGGATCGACCGGTTCGAGGTGCTCGCGGCCCGGCGAGTGGACGAGTTCGTGGACGTGGACGTCGACGTGGACTGTTCGTCGGGCACCTACATCCGTGCCCTGGCGCGCGACGTGGGTGCCGCGCTGGGAGTGGGCGGTCATCTCACCGCGCTGCGGCGTACTCGGGTGGGCCGCTACGGCCTGGATGAGGCGCGCACCCTCGAGGACCTCGCCGAGCAGGCCCGCCTGAGCTACTCGCTCGACGAGGCCTGCCTGCTCGGATTTCCTCGCCGTGACCTGACCGCGGACGAGACCGAGGACACCAGGCACGGTCGGCCACTGGCGCCGGCCGGGATCGACGGGGTCTACGCCGCCACCGCGCCCGACGGGCGGGTCATCGCCCTGCTGCAGGACGGCTCGTCACGCACCAAGAACGTCGTGGTGCTGCGTCCGGCCACGTTGTAG
- a CDS encoding 4'-phosphopantetheinyl transferase: MSGTLLGQVLPDLPDKLASAEMYDDPPGLAALPEEAELVARAVAKRRNEFTTVRYCARQALGELGVGPVPILKGDKGEPCWPDGIVGSLTHCQGFRGAVVGLVGGVRSVGIDAEPHDVLPEGVLGAISLPLERSELGGLPDGLHWDRILFCAKEATYKVWYPLTHRWLGFEDAHITFAVGESGTAGTFRSQILIDPAAEHGPPLTVLDGRWSVRDGVTLTAIVL; this comes from the coding sequence ATGAGCGGCACGTTGCTGGGACAGGTGCTGCCGGACCTGCCGGACAAACTCGCGTCGGCCGAGATGTATGACGACCCGCCGGGACTGGCGGCGCTGCCGGAGGAGGCCGAACTGGTGGCCCGTGCGGTGGCCAAGCGTCGCAACGAATTCACCACCGTCCGGTACTGCGCCCGCCAGGCGCTAGGTGAGCTCGGGGTGGGCCCGGTGCCGATCCTCAAGGGAGACAAAGGCGAACCGTGCTGGCCCGACGGTATCGTCGGCAGCCTGACGCACTGTCAGGGCTTTCGCGGCGCGGTGGTCGGGCTGGTCGGCGGAGTGCGCTCGGTCGGCATCGACGCCGAACCACACGACGTGCTGCCCGAAGGGGTCTTGGGCGCGATCTCGCTGCCGCTGGAACGCTCCGAACTCGGCGGCCTGCCCGATGGTCTGCATTGGGATCGAATCCTGTTCTGCGCCAAGGAAGCGACCTACAAGGTTTGGTACCCGCTGACCCACCGCTGGCTCGGCTTCGAAGACGCCCACATCACGTTCGCGGTGGGGGAGTCCGGTACGGCGGGAACCTTCCGGTCACAGATCCTGATCGACCCGGCCGCCGAACACGGCCCGCCGCTCACCGTTCTGGACGGCCGGTGGTCGGTGCGCGACGGTGTGACGCTGACGGCGATCGTGCTGTGA
- a CDS encoding MerR family transcriptional regulator — protein sequence MDVISIGEAAARLNMSPSALRYYDERGLVSPRLRRAGKRMYGPEELRRLALLKIVHRLGLPLDTAAAVLDAPSEQWRETVRDQIAELDRVIAQAQGAQQFLSHALHCPTDHPARDCATMIGVLDRLVDGMSVEELATEQAGNGWLVD from the coding sequence ATGGACGTGATCTCGATCGGTGAGGCGGCGGCACGGCTGAATATGAGCCCGTCGGCGTTGCGGTACTACGACGAGCGCGGTCTGGTGTCGCCACGGCTCCGTCGAGCCGGCAAGCGCATGTACGGGCCCGAGGAACTTCGTCGGCTGGCGTTGCTCAAGATCGTGCACCGGTTGGGTCTTCCGCTCGACACCGCCGCCGCGGTGCTGGACGCGCCCAGCGAGCAGTGGCGTGAGACGGTGCGCGATCAGATCGCCGAATTGGATCGGGTGATCGCGCAAGCTCAAGGGGCACAACAGTTTCTGTCTCACGCCCTGCACTGTCCGACCGACCATCCGGCCCGGGACTGCGCGACCATGATCGGTGTGCTGGACCGGCTCGTCGACGGGATGAGCGTCGAGGAACTCGCCACCGAGCAGGCCGGAAACGGTTGGCTCGTCGATTGA
- a CDS encoding DUF3558 domain-containing protein: MAAKLRLLSALTALVSAVIVVWQSGSSDRVGTGPLHLDVTDFPMTNVSTTIKWPVLETTDPSPFDPCNDIPFDVVSRIGLAVTPPQPEDSLRCHYDAGNYQMAVEAFVWRTYEETIPPDALQLDIAGHRAAQYWIMKPTDWNDRWWVTCMVAFKTSYGVIQQSLFYSPIHSPDRPDCLQVNLQRAHELAPYYKF; this comes from the coding sequence ATGGCCGCCAAGTTGCGCCTGTTGTCGGCACTGACGGCGCTGGTATCGGCGGTGATCGTGGTGTGGCAGTCGGGCTCGTCCGACCGCGTAGGCACCGGCCCCCTTCACCTCGACGTCACCGATTTCCCGATGACCAACGTGTCCACCACGATCAAGTGGCCTGTGCTCGAGACCACGGACCCGTCACCGTTCGATCCGTGCAACGACATCCCCTTCGACGTGGTCTCGCGCATCGGCCTGGCCGTCACCCCGCCGCAGCCCGAGGACAGCCTGCGGTGCCATTACGACGCTGGCAACTACCAGATGGCGGTCGAGGCGTTCGTCTGGCGCACCTATGAGGAGACCATCCCGCCCGACGCGCTCCAGTTGGACATCGCCGGGCACCGGGCCGCGCAGTACTGGATCATGAAGCCCACCGACTGGAACGACCGGTGGTGGGTCACCTGCATGGTGGCGTTCAAGACCAGCTACGGCGTCATCCAGCAGTCGCTGTTCTACTCGCCCATCCACTCCCCCGACCGCCCGGATTGCCTGCAGGTCAACCTGCAGCGGGCTCATGAACTGGCGCCGTACTACAAGTTCTGA
- a CDS encoding DUF1802 family protein has product MTQSLATQPALKEWSAAVHALLDGRQTVLLRKGGIHEKRFAVAAPEFILFPTIAHSHAERVRPEHHDLLDTAAHDSTEDAVIVRAGAKVVAAIEVDRPEAIDELADLHIWTADSVRADRLDFRPKHRLTVMVVQVNPLRTPVRLARTPEFAGCKSWIDLPVQVDWGPPVHDEAMLRDVADRVGRTVR; this is encoded by the coding sequence GTGACACAAAGCCTGGCGACGCAGCCCGCGCTCAAAGAGTGGAGCGCGGCGGTGCACGCGCTGCTCGACGGCCGTCAGACGGTGCTGCTGCGCAAGGGCGGCATTCACGAAAAGCGCTTCGCGGTGGCCGCTCCCGAGTTCATCCTGTTCCCGACGATCGCGCACAGCCATGCCGAGCGGGTGCGGCCCGAACATCACGATCTGCTCGATACTGCCGCGCACGACAGCACCGAGGACGCGGTGATCGTTCGAGCCGGCGCGAAAGTTGTCGCGGCGATCGAGGTCGATCGACCCGAAGCGATCGACGAACTCGCCGATCTGCACATCTGGACCGCCGACTCGGTGCGGGCCGACCGGCTGGATTTCCGCCCCAAACACCGACTGACCGTCATGGTCGTCCAGGTGAACCCACTGCGCACGCCCGTCCGGTTGGCCCGCACCCCCGAATTCGCGGGCTGCAAGAGCTGGATCGACCTGCCGGTACAGGTGGACTGGGGCCCACCGGTACACGACGAGGCCATGCTGCGCGACGTCGCCGATCGGGTCGGTCGGACGGTGCGCTGA